From the genome of Nicotiana sylvestris chromosome 2, ASM39365v2, whole genome shotgun sequence, one region includes:
- the LOC104237272 gene encoding UDP-glycosyltransferase 43-like, with the protein MKKAKVVFISTPALGNLVPTIEFAKHLTQTNQNFSATILLISIPQRPLVQSYNDFLAAAAATGNVHFLSLPTADPPSLDQFDATIGFLSLLIQNHTSQVKDALVNLISDSGSGQVVGFFIDMFCTPFIDAAKELNIPCYLYFASPATFLSFMCHLPTLDAQVSINTEFKDSATHFNILGFSNPVPVNIFPSFMLNRKIDGYSWFLHHARRYKETKGIVVNTFQDLEPYCLNSLVKAAADVVPPVYPIGPVLDHNGPAQWHQDLWGHENVMKWLDNQDPSSVVFLSFGSMGSLNISQVKEIAKGLEKSGHPFLWAIREAPKDKRELPNDYTNLEEILPYGFLEATKGRGLICGLVPQVTILAHKAIGGFVSHCGWNSILESLYYGVPIGTWPIYAEQHLNAFEMVKELKLAVEITMDYRDGNTLVLSEEVANGVKNLMDGDGEVRQRFKTMSEKCKEVWKENGSSSVFLGQLIDKLLAVI; encoded by the coding sequence ATGAAAAAAGCAAAGGTAGTGTTCATTTCAACACCAGCACTTGGCAACCTTGTTCCAACCATTGAGTTTGCTAAACACTTGACTCAAACAAACCAAAACTTTTCAGCCACCATACTCTTAATCAGCATCCCTCAAAGGCCACTTGTCCAATCCTACAATGACTTTCTCGCCGCTGCCGCTGCCACCGGAAACGTCCATTTTCTCTCCCTCCCCACGGCGGATCCGCCGTCCCTCGATCAATTTGATGCCACTATAGGCTTCTTATCATTACTGATACAAAATCATACATCACAAGTCAAAGATGCACTTGTTAACCTTATTTCAGACTCGGGCTCGGGCCAAGTTGTTGGATTCTTTATTGACATGTTTTGTACCCCATTTATTGATGCTGCTAAGGAACTAAACATCCCATGTTATCTTTACTTTGCTTCTCCTGCTACTTTCTTGAGCTTCATGTGTCACCTCCCAACTTTAGATGCTCAAGTTAGTATTAACACTGAGTTCAAAGATTCAGCCACTCATTTCAATATTCTTGGTTTTTCCAATCCTGTCCCTGTAAATATTTTCCCTTCATTTAtgctaaatagaaaaatagatggTTACTCTTGGTTCCTACATCATGCAAGAAGGTATAAAGAAACCAAGGGTATtgttgtaaatacatttcaagaCCTTGAACCTTATTGTTTAAACTCATTAGTAAAGGCTGCTGCTGATGTTGTACCACCAGTTTATCCTATTGGACCAGTGTTAGACCATAATGGACCAGCTCAATGGCATCAAGATTTGTGGGGTCATGAAAATGTAATGAAATGGCTTGATAATCAAGATCCATCATCAGTAGTTTTCTTGAGTTTTGGAAGTATGGGAAGTCTTAATATTTCACAAGTGAAAGAAATAGCAAAAGGTTTGGAAAAATCAGGGCATCCTTTTTTGTGGGCAATTAGGGAAGCACCAAAGGACAAGAGAGAACTTCCAAATGATTATACTAATCTAGAGGAAATTTTACCTTATGGTTTTTTAGAAGCAACAAAAGGGAGAGGTTTAATATGTGGGTTGGTCCCACAAGTGACAATCTTGGCCCACAAAGCCATTGGAGGATTTGTGTCACATTGTGGTTGGAATTCAATTCTTGAAAGTTTATACTATGGGGTGCCAATTGGGACATGGCCTATATATGCTGAGCAACACTTGAATGCATTTGAAATGgtgaaagagttaaaattggctgTGGAAATCACAATGGATTACAGAGATGGCAACACATTGGTTTTATCAGAAGAAGTGGCAAATGGGGTTAAAAATTTGATGGATGGTGACGGTGAGGTGAGACAAAGGTTTAAGACAATGAGTGAAAAATGCAAGGAAGTTTGGAAGGAAAATGGCTCATCTTCTGTTTTTCTAGGACAGTTGATTGATAAATTATTGGCtgtgatttga